The Gossypium hirsutum isolate 1008001.06 chromosome A13, Gossypium_hirsutum_v2.1, whole genome shotgun sequence nucleotide sequence AAAATGCCCTCCATTCCATGGACCGTCTCAAACACTTCCAATTCTTGATTGATCAAAGCGCCATCCAATCTGCAGTGACTCCAAATGGAGGTATTTATCTGATGAAACTCTCCTTTGGAACCCCGCCAGTTGACTACATGGCCGTTGCAGACACTGGAAGCGACCTTATATGGATACAATGTGTTCCATGTCTTCAATCTCAATGTTATCCACAAGGTTCTCCTCCTTTCGATCCTCAAGCATCTTCCACCTACAAAAAGATTCCTTGCGATTCCGATAGTTGCCAAGCTCTTCCCCGGTATCAGTGCTCCAACGACGTTAATGACTGTCAATACTCGTATAGCTATGGAGACAAGTCATTTACGAAAGGAATCCTCAGCACCGATACCTTGACTTTTGACGACTCCAATGGTCAAAAAACAGCTTTCCCAACATCCATTTTCGGTTGTGGGCACAACAATCAAGGTAAATTCAGAAGCCCAAGTGCTGGTCTTGTTGGCCTGGGAGGAGGGCCATTGTCACTTGCTTCTCAAATAAGCAATCAAATTGATAACAGATTTTCCTACTGCTTGGTTCCTCGCTCTGCGAGTTCCAGTAGTAAACTGCTGTTCGGCCAAGAAGCAATAATTTCTCGTCCTGGGGCTGTTTCCACTCCATTGGTAAGCAAAACCCCTCAAACCTTCTACTACCTTAGCCTTGAAGGTGTTAGCATTGGAGACAAGACCGCAGAGGCAGGTTCGAGCCAAGGGAATATCATAATCGATTCTGGAACAACACTCACATACCTAGAATCGAGTTTTTATAGCA carries:
- the LOC107895127 gene encoding aspartic proteinase CDR1, translating into MHNPLFLVLTVIFSSLVVQPVMGAKGFSVELIHLDSPISPFYNASLTSSQILRKNALHSMDRLKHFQFLIDQSAIQSAVTPNGGIYLMKLSFGTPPVDYMAVADTGSDLIWIQCVPCLQSQCYPQGSPPFDPQASSTYKKIPCDSDSCQALPRYQCSNDVNDCQYSYSYGDKSFTKGILSTDTLTFDDSNGQKTAFPTSIFGCGHNNQGKFRSPSAGLVGLGGGPLSLASQISNQIDNRFSYCLVPRSASSSSKLLFGQEAIISRPGAVSTPLVSKTPQTFYYLSLEGVSIGDKTAEAGSSQGNIIIDSGTTLTYLESSFYSSLETIVKDAIGVDPVKDPSGTFSLCYGAKTNISVPEMVFHFSGADLLLQPQNTFRINDGLFCMLIVPSDSLSIFGNYAQMNFQVEYDLQKRTVSFAPTDCTKQ